From Triticum urartu cultivar G1812 chromosome 2, Tu2.1, whole genome shotgun sequence, a single genomic window includes:
- the LOC125537503 gene encoding uncharacterized protein LOC125537503, with product MEKELTHVHWGEVFWFSWFSFVIGVGAGVLLLALINAFRSSYWDVYSLELTGIDGRGQPAGLSALAFNVTLHVENRRPKWVDNSFSDGKVVVSYAGVAVAEGRVPGFRVGAKSAAEVEAVALGGKAAGVADAVRRRVEAELRWDSAEFEVEAKLFRSGVGQQGGPVVLWCKVASRVLHQPSRCRAFTDFMTRADEEF from the exons ATGGAGAAAGAATTGACCCATGTTCACTGGGGAGAGGTTTTCTGGTTTAGCTGGTTTTCCTTCGTGATTGGAGTTG GTGCAGGCGTGCTCCTGCTCGCCCTCATCAACGCGTTCAGGAGTTCTTACTGGGACGTCTACTCCCTCGAGCTCACCGGCATCGACGGCCGCGGCCAGCCCGCGGGGCTCAGCGCCCTGGCGTTCAACGTGACCCTGCACGTGGAGAACAGGCGGCCGAAGTGGGTGGACAACAGCTTCAGCGATGGGAAGGTGGTGGTGTCCTACGCGGGCGTCGCTGTAGCGGAGGGCCGTGTGCCGGGCTTCAGGGTCGGAGCGAAGAGCgcggcggaggtggaggcggtggcgctGGGCGGCAAAGCTGCAGGCGTGGCGGACGCCGTGAGGAGGCGCGTGGAGGCGGAGCTGCGCTGGGACTCCGCGGAGTTCGAGGTGGAGGCCAAGCTGTTCCGCAGCGGCGTCGGACAGCAAGGCGGCCCCGTCGTGCTGTGGTGCAAGGTTGCATCGCGGGTGCTGCATCAGCCGTCACGGTGCAGGGCCTTCACCGACTTCATGACTAGGGCTGACGAGGAGTTTTGA